The nucleotide window TTGTTGGCCAAATTGTGGTACTCCCGGTTCTTCGCCCATTCCTGTCCATCAAGCATTTCTTTTTTGATGACCATCCCGTAATCGTAGCCGGTTTGCTTTTTCAAGGTGCCTAAAAAGTGATCGATCTCTTCCCCCAATTCGATGTATCCGATCATTCGCCCCTGAAAGGCATAGGGCGCTACCACCCGCAGGGCAAAGGCGGTTTTTCCGAGTTCCAGGCCGGAGGCAACGGTTTTTTTGTCGATCGCTTCCCGGTATGTAATCCGTTTGTTCTCATCGCCGAAGTTGGCCGGCTGGTGCACCCGCAAAAAGATCTTATTCTCCGTTTCTAAGGTATGAAAATACCAATGAGTGATCCGGTAACGGTCTTTCAACTGCTTGTAGAGCGGAGAGGCCATATTATAGAGGTTTTCTCGCTGTCCTTGACTAAACAACTGCCCGAGTTGGGCGTTCTCCATGAGCGCATTCATCGTGGCCGACATCATGTTGACATCACTTTCGACAAGGTGGGCAAAGTTTTCTTTCGCAATCTTGATCTGTTCGAGCCCCGCCAATTTCGCTTCATCTCGGTAGGATTTGAGAATCAACCCGCCGATTGCGGAAGTGCTGACGAGAACCGAAAGAAGTGTAGCGATTATA belongs to Heliomicrobium gestii and includes:
- a CDS encoding cache domain-containing protein: MHLTIKKKIIIATLLSVLVSTSAIGGLILKSYRDEAKLAGLEQIKIAKENFAHLVESDVNMMSATMNALMENAQLGQLFSQGQRENLYNMASPLYKQLKDRYRITHWYFHTLETENKIFLRVHQPANFGDENKRITYREAIDKKTVASGLELGKTAFALRVVAPYAFQGRMIGYIELGEEIDHFLGTLKKQTGYDYGMVIKKEMLDGQEWAKNREYHNLANNWDALPTTVLVDKTTENEGLFAEPVTIDTLPDEGILLGDVKKGDVQFSKGAFPLYDAGHRKVGAVFVLRDITSAYQAMRFKPLILESRPLIRSFS